The Bubalus kerabau isolate K-KA32 ecotype Philippines breed swamp buffalo chromosome 21, PCC_UOA_SB_1v2, whole genome shotgun sequence DNA segment ACGGTTCTCcaacaagacatacagatgacccaaaagcacatgaaaagatgcttaacatcactaattatcatagaaatgcaaatcaaaactataatgaggtacaaTCTCCCATGGGTCAGAATAAgtgtaaagtcgctcagtcatgtctgattttttgtgaccccatggactgtagccttccaggatcctctgtctatggaattctccagacaagaatactggagtgggctgccattctcttTGTGTcctaagtcggttcagtcatgtccgactcttcatgaccccatggactgtagcccttcaggctcctctgtccatgcgattctctaggcaagaatactggagtgggctgccattcctttctccaggggatcttcctgacccaaggaagaTCATCAGAAAGTCTATAGACAATCAATACTGGAGAAGatctgaagaaaagggaaccttcctacactgttgttgggaatgtaaattggtaaaaccactgtggagaacagcatagaggttccttaaaaaacttaaaatgcaGTTACCATGTGATTCAGAAAGGATGCATGCagcccaatgttcattgaagcactatttacagtagctaagacATTGAAGCGACCTAAatgcctagatagcatattcaaaagcagaggcattactttgccaacaaaggttcgtctagtcaaggctatggtttttcctgtggtcatgtatggatgtgagagttggactgtgaagaaggctgagtgccaaagaattgatgcttttgaactgtggtgttggagaagactcttgagagtcccttgggctgcaaggagatccaaccagtccattctgaaggaggtcagccctgggatttctttggagggaatgatgctaaagttgaaactccagtactttggccacgtgatgcgaagagctaactcattggaaaagactctgatgctgggagggattgggggcaggaggagaaggggacgacagaggatgagatggctggatggcatcattgactcgatggacgtgagtttcagtgaactctgggagttggtgatggacagggaggcctggcgtgctgcgattcatggggttgcaaagagtcagacacgactgagcgactgaactgatctgatctcatctgaaatGCCTGTCAacaaagaaatggataaagaagatggtaCACACATACTATGGAGTATTACTCCATTGgaaaaaagccataaaaaagaatgaaatagtgccatgtgtagcaacatgaatgaacctagagattttcatactaaaGTGCAGTAAGAcagagataaatatcatatgatatcactcatatgtggaatctaatttaaaaatatacaaatcaacttatttataaaatcaaaacagacttacagatagcaaaaacaaacattgttaccagaggggaaaagtggaagggaaggataaatcaggagtttggggtgAACACATGTGccccactatatataaaatagataagtaacaaAGACCTACTCTATAGTACATGGCACTCTACctgatattctgtgataacctgtatgagaaaagaatgtaaaaaagagtgaatacacGTATATGTACGAGTGAATcaacttttctgtacacctgaaactaacacaacaccgtaaatcaactgtactccaaaaaaatttaagtattttaaaaattaaaaaataaggcaTTGACATTTGTCATTCTAAGAATCAACAGTGCTTTTTCTGTCCACTCTTTAACAATAGATCTTTGTCATTTCTTACTTTTCTGGAATACCTAGGTTCCAAGATCCTGATTATCACctcaaagaatataataatcTAATCTAAtgactgatttattttattattctctatcaaaaatatataattataaaatatgattaCGTTTAAAAGgcctttcatttattcaacaaatatttattaattccaTAGCTATTACATATCGAGCAATGTTctaggccctgctgctgctgctgctaagtcacttcagtcgtgtccgactctgtgcaaccccatggacggcagcccaccaggctcccccgtccctgggattctccaggcaagaacactggagtgggttgccatttccctctccagtgcatgaaagtgaaaagtgaaagtcaaggcactcagtcatatccgactcttagcaaccccatggactgcagcctaccaggctcctccgtctgtaggattttccaggcaagagtactggagtgtggtgccgtTGCCTTCCCCAGTTCTAGTCCCTAGAGATATAGTAATGAACAAAGCACTGTCTTTGACCATGCGGAGCATATATCCTAGTGAGGTCAACAGTAAAGTAGGTATGtgctgtgcttgtgcttagtcgctcaattgtgtccggctctttgtgaccccatggactgtagctcaccaggctcctctgtccacggggattctccaggcaagaatactggagtgggtttccatgcccttgtccaggggatctttccaaccgaggaatggaactcaggtctcctgcattgcaggtggattctttaccatctgagccacaaggaaagtccaagaatactagagtggggagcctatcccttctccaggaattgaactgggtgtcctgcattacaggtggattctttaccagctgagctacctgggaagccccaaatatgtatatgtaaatatatatatatatatatatatatatatgtattgattCTGTCAATTTGACTAGATCACAGGGTGCCAAGATACTGGGCAAATATTATTATGCGTCTGGGAGTGTTTCCAAATGAAGTTAGCATTTGATTGATAGACTCAGCAAACTGCTTTGCCCTCCACAATGTGTATGAACATCATCCAGTGCATTGAATGCCTGAATAGAATGCAGCCCTTCCTCCGTGATTGCTTCAGTGGAGAGGTCAATCTTCTGCCCTTGGaactcctggttctcaggcctttggactcaGGCTGAATTACACCATAGGTTTCAGCTTGCAGATGTCAGATCATGGGACAGAGAATAGGCAGAAAGGAGGACaggtttgtgcatgtgtgtttgcctGCATATGTGCTTGGTCGCTCAACTGTGTCCAGCTTTTagcaagcctatggactgtggtctgctctgtccagaggatttcccaggcaaacacacaggagtgggttgccacttccttctccaggggatcttccggacccgggaaccaaacctgcgtctcctgcactggcagatggatttgtaactgctgagccatcagggaagcccatagataggtttactggttctgtttctgtaGAGACTAATATTGACTAATACTGCATATATATTGATATGAAAAACTAAGTCTGGGTAAGAAAACAGAGACTAAGGAGAAAGCTTTATTAGATAAAGTGTTGAGGATAGAGTCTCTGACAAGCTGCGATTTGAAGAAAGACCTGACTCCACTGAGATAAGAAATATACACACATCCCAGAGACGTTTCccccaaaaggaagaggaaggaggagatggcaaAACAAAGCATCTTGACACAGGAAATGACTGGCTTGTTCGAGGCCCAGCAGGCAGGCTGACGCGGTTGGAACGTGATGAGCAAAAGAGAGAGTGGTAGGAGATGAGGTCTAAGAGGTGGCCGAGGCtagggcacaggagggccttcGGGTTTTCCTCTTGGTGTGATGGGAACCCGGTGGGGCACGGGCAGAGGAGAATGATGCTGTTGACATGATGCTCATTTGGAGAGGAAGGTGCTGGCCCCTGTTGAGAGACTGCTGGTGAGCCCAGAAGGCTCGGGCTGTAGCATGCTGACACAGATGGCACCCTGGACACGGAGTGTGCACATGAGGAGGGGAAGCGGGGGTCTTATCTGGACACTTTGTGAAGGAAGTGTCTGCCTGGACTGGTGATGCATTAGGCGTGCGTTGTGAGATAAAGTGAGGAATCAAAGATGCGCCATCGAGGATTTTGATCTGAGCAGTTAGGTAAATGATGGGACCATTTACTTCATTTCTCTCATTCTATCTTTTCAGTCTGTCTTTGAGAAAAAGAATAGGTCAGTCAATTGAATAGAGTAGGAATGAATCTAAGCTAAGGAACTTAGAAATGTAAAAATTCTTTCTACTTGGCCCCTTTCACCCTAACCATTTCTTCTATATGActcctgttatttttctttattttttttccctgaaagtcTGCACTCTATCATCTAGAGATTACTTGGGGTCAACTTGTTTTGTTGCAAATGCACTGACGAGACTCGACAGACTGTTAGTCATATATATCATGGTATGAATTGATCTAGCCAAGTTGTTTTCCTTCTCACATCAACCTATAAGTCCATGTTGAAGGAAGTGATGATGCCCAGGTGACAGactaaaaagaaacatttgagaTCCTGTGGTACTTAGGTAATAAGCAGTTTGATGGGGAAAAATGAAACGTGAGGTTTGAAAGTCTAGAGGGCAGGATGAGGTCACTGCGATTCTAGAAGGTCAGGgaagacacagacacacaagaaaacaaacatggaGTCAAAATGTTAACAGATGTTGCCACGGGCGTGTGCTGTTCTACCATGCCAGTGAGGAAATACTGCTCCAGAAGAGCAGACATCAGCATAAGTTCAGtgtgtgctagtcgctcagtcgtgtctgactctttgcgactccatggattgtagcccgccgggctcctctgtccatgggattctccaggcaagaatactggagtgggctgccatttccttcttcaggggatctacctgaacccaggtttcctgcattgcagatggagactctaccatctcagccaccaggaaagtaagTTCAGTACattttgctactgctgctgctaagtcgcttcagtcgtgtctgactctgtgcgaccccatagacggcagcccaccaggctccctcatccctgggattctccaggcaagaacactggagtgggttgccatttcaagtatttattttttatatttgttaataaGCCCTTAATTAATATGTGTTTTCATTATATATGCTTCATTGGAAAGCCTTTAACAATTTTAGAttatgaaggcaggagaagaaggggacaactgaggatgagacagtgggatggcatcaccaactcaataaacatgagtttgagcaaaccccaggagacagtgaaggacaggaaggacaGTGAAGgactggtgtgttgcagtccacagggtcgcaaaaagtcagacatgacttagtgactgaacaacaagtaagCTAAAAATTTGCAGAGATGCAATAAAACGAACCCAATTAGAAAGCCAGATTTGCAGGGACTGTACTTTCCAAATCAAAACTAGACAAATAAAATCTGATAGGTTTGTAACTAAGAACAATGGAGGAATACAGCTCTTGGCTTAAGCCTGTTTGATATTTCAGGGCAGACTGCAAGCCTTTACCAAGGCTTTATCTGGCAAATCTCCCCACTCTTCCCTGACAACTAGGCTGATCCATCTGACTCTTCACAGGTTTTTGGGGAAATGGAACAAGGGCACTGATGCTATCTCTGGTTTAGCCTCTTGTTTATACGATTGCAGTAAGTGATCAAAGTCTTGACTGttattaataaaatcattttgGCTTCTTTTCTAAACCACTACTCCATCACCTAGGACATTGTCTTGCTCCAGCTCAGTTGAGCTCCTGACGGCAAGAGAGAAAATTTGAGTTCATAACTGCCCATGACAATctaagccctttttttttttgccctgcctagtaaaggacagggagggcaggcatgctgcagtccatgggatcacaaagagtcagaccaacaacaacaagctttacaggtggctcattggtaaaagaaacctgtcaatgcaggagatgcaggagacaccagttcgatccctgggttgggaagatcccctcaagagggaaatggcaacccactccagtattcttgtctagagaatcccaaggacagaggagcctggtgggctacagtccatggggttgcaaagagtcagacacaactgagtgactgagcacacacataagcCTTACAACACAATAAAAATGCATGTCTGACTTGAGAGTGCTAACTAACCTTCCCCCAAAGTTACCTTTTTCTCAATAAAACGGCTATTTCACAAACAGAAGCACATTTTTACCCTTCTGTTACTAAAtggaattttcattcattttcttctctgatccAACAAATTGGCCGGAAGCGTGGCCGTGGGCATTTTGGAGGCCAGAGTGAGCAGGAGAACACCCTGGACCAGCTGCTCGTGGAGATGGACGGATTCAACTCTACCACGAACGTCAGCATGCTGGCCGGCACCAACCGCCCTGATGTCCTTGACCCAGCTCTGATGCGGCCGGGCTGCTTCGACTGTCAGATTTACATTGGGCCCCAGGACATCAAAGGCAGGTCGTCTATCTTCAAGGTCCACCTGCATCCACTCAAGTTGGACGAGAGCCTCAGCAAGGATGCCCTGGCGAGGAAGCTTGCGGCCCTCACTCCAGGCTTCACAGGTGCTGATATTTCTAATGTTTGCAGCAAGCCGCCCTGATTGCCGCCTGCCACCTaatgccgaggtccagccccggctgatccacggtatttgaaggggagacggagtaggcgacctatttatttatttatcaaagatataaagagtaatagaatgaggatacctcagtaggaaaattcagtggagaaaagaagctgagtagcttggtttacacaaaaaatcaatataacccgtgacaccaggttagctctgaccacggaggccacaggcaccctcttgaatagcggaaggtgccccaccttagacaccttctcgagtgggtcttagaaacccaggcaaataaatggtcgcagaggatatccgcgctccagatggatacTCAGCTGGAGgttaaggggaagaatgacatgtggagaccaagcgttggtgagcaaggcccgtagctttattttcaacaggggtttttataccctaagttacacatagaggataatagggaatgcaaagtcagcagtctttgatccttatcaaaaaccagagtttctttcctgcaaatttatcgtatacaaatggtttaggtgatttacatcatcttctggccagaaggcctattaacattttatgactcttgacaaggacttatcaacaaagacttattttctctaagagtaattattttaaggtttggcaccatcttctgaagataaaattgcattcctatagggcggatgtgtaatgggtttacaaaggaaagaatttattaccttaagggtctaaagttactaacaccaaggccactacttattttttctacatcgcaactatattaattaatacacattcaaggatacaatacaggggatgtggaaacttggcaacaagcattggctcgtcaatgaaatcttttactagttttattctgacagtttctaactctctgagaggctctaagctatttgaatatcttaagcttcccgtgcctctcgaggctgggagactgtaaacaatcgtatgcatagcggtaaacttgtcaggcgagttagagagccatctgaggggtttggatttaaacactcctaattgcccaggaactttattaattggagctgtaagttagctctttgacagagagagcaagatagtggtgggggacagcccctagtaaagtcagaggtgagagcacaaagcaataaagtaggcagactttggttttttgggggtagatgctcgagaatatccggggggactcccgaggcccaatcccgcctttgcatatgctgagcctccttcctcatgacctttgtcacgagtggaatgtctctcgccggctcccggcaacctAAACCCCTCTGTTGGGGAGAAGCACTTTGAGCAGGCCATTGAAAGGGTCACTGGAGGCCTTGAGAAGAAGACCCATGTCCTGCAGCCCGGTGAGAAGATGACGGTGGCCTACCATGAGGCTGGCCGTGCGGTGGTGGGCTGTTTCCTGGAACACGCAGACCCCCTGCTCAAGGTGTCCATCGTCCCCCAGGGCAAGGGGCTCGGCTATGCCCAGTGTCTGTCCAGGGAGCAGTACCTGTACACACGGGAGCAGCTCTTTGACTGCATGTGCGCCATGCTGGGCGGCCGCGTGGCTGAGCAGCTGTTCTTCGGGCGGGTCACCATGGGGGCCCAGGACGACCTGAGGAAGGTCACCCAGAGCGCCTATGCCCAGAATGTGCAGTTTGGGATGAGCGAGAAGCTGGGCCAGGTGTCCTTTGATCTCCTGTGGCCAGGCAAGGCGCTGGTGGAGAAACCGTTCAGCGAGGCCACGGCCCAGCTCATAGACGAGGAGGTGCGGTGGCTCATTGGCTCCGCGCATGCGCGCACCCTGGACCTGCTCACGCGCTGCGGCGAGCAGGTGGACAAGGTGGGCGGGCGGCTGCTGGAGAAGGAGGTGCTGGAGCTGGCCGACATGGTGGAGCTGCTCTGGCCACGGCCGTTCGCCGAGATCACCTACGAGGAGCTCGTGGAGGGCATGGGtggcctggaggaggacacggcccTTCCCGAGGGTCTGCAGGGCTGGTGTGGGGGGCCTGCTGCAGGAGAGCCCAGCCTAGCGCCTCTGCCTGGAAAGCAGCCTCTGGGACCCCCAGGAAGCAAATTAAAGCACATGTAACCCGaagcaatggcactccactccagtactcttgcctggaaaatcccacagatggaggagcctggtgggctgcaatccatggggtcgctaagagtcggacacgactgagcgacttcactttcacttttcactttcacacattggagaaggaaatggcaagccactccagtgttcttgcctggagaatcccacggactggggagcctggtgggctgccgtctatggggtcacatagagtcggacacgactgaagtgatttagcagcataGATTTTAGCTGGGAGTATATTTCAGCCGTAAGTCAGGGCCTGTATGGAACAACAGTAAACTGTTGTTTACTGTGGGCCTGGTGCAAAACTAAAAAGAGTTAAGACCCTAAAACTCAGAGGATTTAACTCTGATCTGATTTGGTAATTAAGAGTAAGGTGATTAGAAAAAAAGCGGGGCATGCAGTCTTGGTGGTTTATTAACTTCATGCAATTCCCACCAAAGGCCCTTCCCCACTACTCCAAACCTGCCTCCTCCGACCCCACACAAACTTTTCTTGTTGAACTCTAGGAATTCTGATTTCACCAGCTTCCTTCTTCCTGGAATCTACTTCCTATACAAACATTATATGGACTGATTGAGCATAGGGGTAGTAATGGCATATGACTTTCAAGGTAAGGTCATGAATACAATGGAGCTTCCACCTTATTCTAGTCAATCTGAACATGTAACTGCTACATCATATGGATGCTCaagcatccctgggttgggtccATGAGGCAGAGAACTGAGGCCTCCTGCAACTAGCCAGCAACTGAGAGCTCCTGGGCAGAGTACTGGGAGTGAGCTGTCTTGGAAATCCCCCAGGCCTAGCCAAAGCTTCAGATGACTGCCTGTTGCCTGAAACTTCGTGAAACTTTTCAAGACAGAACCACCCAACTAATCCATAACCAGCTTCCTGACCCATGtgtgtgagataataaatatatatcattgTTTACAGTTGCTAAATGTTGGGGACAATCTGTTACTCTCTATATTGCTATATACTCATGTATATAAAATAGTGTGTTTCTTATAGTCTGAATCCTGAACTCTGATGATTACTATTCTTTTCAATAAACCACTTAACTCATTCCCAGTGGCATCCTTATGAGCTACTTCATTTACAGGGGGTTAGCTTATTGCAGAAGACTACTGTGATCTGAACAAAGCCAGAAGTCATTTTATCATACCATGCCTTTAGTTTTTCTAAAGCTTTGCTTTTACATCTTGTATTTTTATAGCTTTCTTGAAAAATGATAACTAACAATTTGCCACTTTCAAGAGAAATGTTCATTTCATCTAGAATTTCACACCTTTAAATATTGACCTCTATTTGCATTTTTCATGATATAATTAATGCATTATCACTGTATTCTTGCAAATTGTTTATAAAACTGGCATTTCTCAAACAAGTAGCTATTAgcaaaatgaattttttcttacattattttttttttaacaatttgttCTTACTTTTGGGGAACACAGAAGTAAACAAGTTGGCCTTATGCTTTAAATAAGTTCTTTGTCCCATAAGATCTTTCTGATATCTCTAACATCAATTCTACTTTCTTGTAACactgtgtgatttttttcaaattctagtATGTAACTCAAACTTGATGTTTGCCAAAAGCTATCAAGAGCAACAACAGTAATAACTAACATTTCTCGGCCAGCTGGGCACTGTGCTCTGTGCTGTTTatcttttgtttcatttactcTTCATAGCAATCCTGTGAGAAAGGTGCTGGTCATTAGCACTCCCTTTTAGAAGCCACAAGAAGAGTGTTTTAAGAAGGAAATGGTCAGGAGCTCTCTCTCCTAGGAACTAGGAATTAAGctcagtgggcttccccagtggctcagttggtaaagaatccacctgcaatgcaggagacctgggtttgatccctgggtcaggaaaaatcacctgaagaaagaaatggcaacccgcgtcagtattcttgcttgggaaatcccatgggcagaggacagaggagcctggtgggctacagttcatggggtcacaggagtcgggcacgatttagtgactaaaccacccctAGGGCACTGGTTCCTGACTCACCAGTCCCAGGGCAAGTCGATTTCAGTGTGGGCATCGGCGTGTTATGGGCTAAATTGTTTTCCCCCTGAAATTAGTATGGTGAAGCTTAACCCCTCCCATGACTCTTTTTGGAGATAGCCCTTTAGGGAGGTAATTAAGTTTAAATGAGATCGTAAGGATGGGGCCTTAATCcaataggactggtgtccttatgaaaAGAGGAGACGGAGGGACGTCcccggtggtccggtggttaagactctgcgcttccaccaCAGGG contains these protein-coding regions:
- the LOC129636046 gene encoding AFG3-like protein 1 gives rise to the protein MRSIYPSEVNSKVEAHFYPSVTKWNFHSFSSLIQQIGRKRGRGHFGGQSEQENTLDQLLVEMDGFNSTTNVSMLAGTNRPDVLDPALMRPGCFDCQIYIGPQDIKGRSSIFKVHLHPLKLDESLSKDALARKLAALTPGFTGADISNVCMECLSPAPGNLNPSVGEKHFEQAIERVTGGLEKKTHVLQPGEKMTVAYHEAGRAVVGCFLEHADPLLKVSIVPQGKGLGYAQCLSREQYLYTREQLFDCMCAMLGGRVAEQLFFGRVTMGAQDDLRKVTQSAYAQNVQFGMSEKLGQVSFDLLWPGKALVEKPFSEATAQLIDEEVRWLIGSAHARTLDLLTRCGEQVDKVGGRLLEKEVLELADMVELLWPRPFAEITYEELVEGMGGLEEDTALPEGLQGWDWGQEEK